A genomic stretch from Fibrobacter sp. UWB13 includes:
- a CDS encoding fibrobacter succinogenes major paralogous domain-containing protein, with protein sequence MFSACSDDKVAGGSSDDAGIYAVKDLDVAGVSQKGPFVKGSAVTVQGIDCQTMELTGEIFEGTVKSDKGDFGIDDVNLSATCALFEVTGYYFNEVTGKKSADEVTLHAISDLSDRKHVNINMLTELEYKRVMHLVSEEKMSFADAKKQAEKEVLASFNVNGDYALSEDLNIFENGDGNAALLAVSVLVQANANEAKLAERLDKYSVAISQNGSLDDKEKTEIANWATNATATGKLDTIRKNIESWNLTDSVPAFETYVKALADGDSVTLSSESRSSSSNVIASETKQSSSSSVFPASSGNLPSSSSSSSRHSGLDPESSSSSSVIASEAKQSSSSVTNSYLNPNINYGEMTDSRDGQVYKTVKIGSQVWMAQNLNYEAKNSYCYNDSTIYCEKYGRLYSWAAAMDSVKNGCGNGLVCSPAYPVQGVCPDGWHLPDTTEWNEMLVIAGGGYITLAGEALKSQDGWFGNKNNTDPLGFSALPVGNRNYEGAFKNINKNAGFWTSTDVEDDSAYDYVYKLLLDFESNEAFMQYGAKIDDYAVRCVRNEPVASSISLLCSEERESCETFDWSISKEKYLNSNIEYGSFVDSRDGQVYKTVKISNQVWMAQNLNYADSVKTPSLKGRSWCYGDQSEKCKVAGRLYTWSAAIDSVQLAARDCGYGHECAIPSVVQGICPEGWHLPNKSELFTLSATAESNGTGGSALKSQIGWYNNSRNADTYGFSAIPVGYRSHTGKYLEAGGYMHFWADDEEDAESSYATSLTYTLNSIRILYSNNKNDGLSVRCIKN encoded by the coding sequence ATGTTTTCAGCATGCTCCGATGACAAGGTCGCGGGCGGTTCTTCGGATGATGCAGGCATTTACGCTGTCAAGGATTTGGATGTGGCGGGCGTTTCGCAGAAGGGGCCTTTTGTCAAGGGCTCTGCGGTGACGGTGCAGGGTATTGATTGCCAAACGATGGAATTGACCGGTGAAATTTTCGAAGGTACGGTCAAGAGCGACAAGGGCGACTTTGGCATTGACGATGTGAACCTCTCGGCGACATGCGCTTTGTTCGAAGTGACCGGTTATTACTTCAATGAAGTGACGGGTAAAAAGTCGGCGGACGAGGTGACTCTCCATGCAATTTCAGATTTGAGCGACCGCAAACATGTGAATATCAACATGCTCACGGAACTTGAATACAAGCGCGTGATGCATCTCGTGTCAGAAGAAAAAATGTCGTTTGCTGATGCGAAAAAGCAAGCTGAAAAGGAAGTGCTTGCTTCGTTTAATGTAAATGGCGATTATGCGTTGTCCGAAGATTTGAACATCTTTGAAAATGGCGATGGAAATGCGGCGCTCCTTGCCGTGAGTGTGCTTGTGCAGGCAAATGCGAATGAGGCGAAACTTGCAGAACGCTTGGATAAATATTCTGTTGCAATATCGCAGAATGGTTCATTGGATGATAAAGAAAAAACGGAAATTGCAAACTGGGCTACAAACGCTACAGCTACCGGTAAACTCGATACAATCCGCAAGAACATCGAAAGCTGGAACCTCACCGATTCTGTACCTGCATTCGAAACGTACGTGAAAGCACTTGCGGATGGCGATAGCGTTACCTTGAGCAGTGAAAGCCGATCATCTTCTAGTAACGTCATTGCGAGTGAAACGAAGCAATCTAGTAGTAGCTCTGTCTTTCCCGCCTCGAGCGGGAATCTCCCCTCTTCTAGCAGCAGTTCGTCTCGTCATTCCGGGCTTGACCCGGAATCTAGTAGTAGCTCCTCCGTCATTGCGAGCGAAGCGAAGCAATCCAGTAGCAGTGTGACAAACTCTTACCTGAATCCAAACATCAATTACGGTGAAATGACCGACTCCCGTGACGGACAAGTTTACAAAACTGTAAAGATTGGCTCTCAAGTGTGGATGGCTCAGAACTTGAATTATGAAGCGAAGAATAGTTACTGTTATAATGATAGTACGATTTATTGCGAAAAATATGGTCGCCTTTATTCTTGGGCTGCTGCGATGGATTCTGTTAAAAATGGATGTGGAAATGGCTTGGTGTGTTCTCCGGCATACCCAGTACAGGGGGTTTGCCCTGATGGATGGCATTTGCCCGATACGACGGAATGGAATGAAATGTTAGTAATTGCAGGTGGTGGATATATTACTTTGGCTGGAGAGGCTCTTAAGTCACAGGATGGCTGGTTTGGTAATAAAAATAATACAGATCCACTTGGTTTTAGTGCTTTACCCGTAGGTAATAGGAATTATGAAGGTGCTTTTAAAAACATAAACAAGAATGCTGGTTTTTGGACTTCGACTGATGTTGAAGATGATTCAGCTTACGATTATGTGTATAAATTGCTCTTGGATTTTGAATCTAATGAAGCCTTCATGCAATACGGTGCAAAAATCGATGATTATGCTGTCCGTTGTGTCAGAAATGAACCGGTTGCTTCATCAATCTCTTTGTTGTGTAGTGAAGAACGTGAATCCTGTGAGACATTTGACTGGAGTATTTCTAAAGAAAAATATTTAAATTCAAATATTGAATATGGTTCTTTTGTCGATAGTCGTGACGGACAAGTTTACAAAACCGTAAAAATCAGCAATCAAGTTTGGATGGCACAAAACCTTAACTATGCCGACAGCGTAAAAACTCCAAGTTTAAAAGGGCGGAGTTGGTGCTATGGAGATCAATCTGAAAAATGTAAAGTTGCTGGTCGTTTGTATACTTGGAGCGCAGCTATCGATTCTGTGCAACTAGCAGCTAGGGATTGCGGTTATGGTCATGAATGTGCGATTCCGAGTGTCGTGCAGGGTATTTGTCCTGAAGGTTGGCATTTACCTAATAAAAGTGAGCTGTTCACGTTATCTGCTACTGCAGAAAGTAATGGCACTGGGGGCTCTGCGTTAAAATCACAAATTGGTTGGTATAATAATTCGAGAAATGCGGATACTTATGGTTTTTCTGCTATTCCTGTAGGTTATAGAAGTCATACTGGAAAATATTTAGAAGCGGGTGGCTACATGCATTTCTGGGCTGATGATGAGGAAGATGCTGAATCTTCGTATGCGACGAGTTTGACTTACACCCTCAATAGTATAAGAATTTTATATAGCAACAACAAGAATGATGGACTTTCCGTTCGCTGTATCAAAAATTAG
- a CDS encoding TIGR02147 family protein, with translation MKAIVEYTDYRKFIQDYYDERKRDSAFTWREFAQNAGFASAIFLKYVAEGKKNLSVSAASSVANAMGLAGFEKTYFVLMVTYAHAKGDEAKMAAFEKRCALARAHKIRVLGGEEFDYYKSWKNPLLRELAPNMPGARPAEMARACKPKISTAEAVETLEFLEDANLLKKDRNGNYVQTDKSISMGSVDTVPIAAKDLQRQMGELAVKALDLPLAERSMSGVVLGLTQDSYEKIKTELLECRRRIIAIATENSETQRVYRLNLQLFPISENLEVANKALKNKEERNEKKRA, from the coding sequence ATGAAGGCGATTGTTGAATATACAGATTATCGCAAGTTCATCCAGGATTACTACGATGAACGCAAGCGCGACTCCGCTTTTACTTGGCGTGAGTTTGCTCAGAATGCCGGTTTCGCATCGGCAATTTTTTTGAAGTATGTTGCTGAAGGAAAAAAGAATCTGAGCGTTAGTGCCGCAAGTTCTGTTGCGAACGCCATGGGCCTTGCTGGATTCGAAAAGACGTATTTTGTTTTGATGGTGACGTACGCCCATGCCAAAGGGGACGAAGCCAAAATGGCGGCGTTCGAAAAACGCTGTGCATTGGCTAGAGCGCATAAGATCCGTGTTCTCGGTGGCGAAGAATTCGATTACTACAAGTCTTGGAAAAATCCGTTGCTCCGCGAGCTTGCCCCGAATATGCCTGGCGCAAGGCCTGCCGAAATGGCCCGTGCGTGTAAACCGAAAATTTCTACAGCGGAAGCCGTTGAAACGCTTGAATTTTTGGAAGATGCGAATCTCCTGAAAAAAGACCGTAATGGAAATTACGTACAGACGGACAAGTCCATATCGATGGGCTCCGTGGATACGGTGCCGATTGCCGCGAAAGATTTGCAGCGCCAGATGGGTGAGCTTGCCGTGAAGGCTTTGGACTTGCCGCTTGCGGAACGCTCCATGTCGGGAGTTGTCCTTGGGCTGACGCAGGATTCTTACGAAAAAATCAAGACGGAACTTTTGGAATGCCGTCGCCGCATTATTGCGATTGCTACGGAAAATAGCGAAACGCAGCGCGTGTACCGTTTGAATTTGCAACTATTCCCGATAAGCGAAAATTTAGAAGTTGCAAACAAGGCTTTAAAAAATAAGGAAGAGAGAAATGAAAAGAAACGAGCTTAG
- a CDS encoding fibrobacter succinogenes major paralogous domain-containing protein, whose protein sequence is MCDILFAKWIKLFAVPSFAFLFWACSDGDKTAGGTTEDAGIIADLNVAGVAQKGPFIKGSAVTVQGIDCKTMELTGERFESTVKSDKGDYDVSSINLSSPCAVFEVSGYYLNEVTGAKSADVVTLQAITNLKDRKNVNVNVLTSLEYGRVKVLATEMSFAEAKKQAEKEVLMSFGMAGAMDENLKFEDLNIFDAGNENAALLAVGVLLQGDGDVGVLAKRLEKFADDIVQDGEWNDSQTKTEIAEWAVAATANGKLDTIRKNIESWGYTDEVPTFEMFVDALMASSSSTTHGSSSSSNGGEGSGNSLYEAPCKTDGVDTCEYSELTDERDAQIYKTVKIGNQVWMAENLNYKTENSYCYNDSTTYCDMYGRLYTWDVAMEICPSGWHLPDTTDWKILVEAVGGWNEAGKILKSKTGWISFENGDNYGFSLLPGGFRHGGGTFNLKGYTAYLWVASENPDTTSYARSIVAEYAAIDSFSDALKDNAYSVRCIKDSK, encoded by the coding sequence ATGTGTGATATTTTATTTGCAAAATGGATTAAGCTCTTTGCTGTTCCTTCATTTGCTTTTTTGTTCTGGGCTTGTTCCGATGGCGATAAAACTGCAGGCGGCACTACAGAAGATGCGGGAATTATCGCGGATTTGAACGTAGCGGGCGTTGCACAAAAAGGACCATTTATTAAAGGTTCTGCCGTGACTGTGCAGGGGATTGACTGCAAGACGATGGAACTGACAGGCGAACGTTTCGAAAGTACGGTCAAGAGTGACAAGGGCGACTATGATGTTTCAAGTATAAACTTATCTTCGCCATGTGCCGTTTTTGAAGTTTCCGGTTATTACCTCAACGAAGTTACAGGAGCGAAATCTGCGGATGTGGTAACGCTCCAAGCGATTACAAATCTTAAAGACCGCAAGAACGTGAACGTTAATGTGCTTACGAGTTTGGAGTACGGTCGCGTGAAAGTTCTAGCTACAGAAATGTCTTTTGCTGAAGCTAAAAAACAGGCCGAAAAAGAAGTCCTCATGTCGTTCGGTATGGCAGGAGCGATGGATGAAAATCTCAAATTCGAAGACTTGAATATCTTTGATGCTGGCAACGAAAATGCGGCACTTTTGGCGGTGGGTGTTCTCTTGCAAGGCGATGGAGATGTGGGCGTGCTTGCAAAACGCTTGGAAAAGTTTGCCGATGACATTGTTCAAGACGGCGAATGGAATGATAGCCAAACGAAAACTGAAATTGCTGAATGGGCTGTTGCTGCAACGGCAAATGGCAAGCTCGATACGATTCGCAAGAACATTGAAAGCTGGGGATACACCGATGAAGTCCCAACATTCGAAATGTTTGTAGATGCTTTGATGGCTTCGTCATCTTCGACAACGCATGGTTCATCTTCGTCATCCAACGGAGGCGAAGGGTCTGGCAACAGTCTTTATGAGGCTCCTTGCAAGACTGATGGCGTTGATACGTGCGAGTATAGCGAACTGACGGATGAACGTGATGCTCAAATTTACAAGACTGTTAAAATCGGCAATCAAGTTTGGATGGCCGAAAACTTGAACTACAAAACAGAAAATAGCTATTGCTACAATGATTCTACGACATATTGCGATATGTATGGCCGCCTCTACACATGGGATGTGGCGATGGAAATTTGTCCTTCTGGTTGGCATTTGCCCGATACAACTGATTGGAAGATTTTGGTTGAAGCTGTGGGCGGTTGGAATGAGGCGGGTAAAATTCTCAAGTCAAAAACTGGATGGATATCTTTTGAAAATGGTGATAATTATGGCTTCTCGCTGCTTCCTGGCGGATTCAGGCATGGTGGCGGAACCTTTAATCTCAAGGGATATACGGCCTATCTTTGGGTAGCCTCGGAAAATCCAGATACGACTTCTTACGCACGTAGTATTGTTGCCGAGTATGCGGCTATAGATTCATTTAGCGATGCACTTAAGGATAATGCGTATTCCGTGCGTTGCATCAAGGATTCAAAATAA
- a CDS encoding GLUG motif-containing protein yields the protein MRLIFVTTLALFAAQAFAANGTMKGDGSAEKPFQIEDYEDLKAIGKGSYLYSSNYIVTKDIDASASKKDNCYKDGDCYGFRTIGKNKDAVDSTVFWGSIDGGGHTIKNLHINNGYASGAGFIKTLIGSVVNLNFDSLDVSGDIRDAGGVAAALVGTIRNVHVTNGNIKGSDRVGGIVGKAINGKGYAPVEGYEDMVPVLRNVSFQGKVSGHQQVGGVAGIIGVDVDSLVADVDISLIDKSSEVGGIAGYNYGSIRNSHSSGKVTVTGRDVHGVGGLVGENSKGSISQCYSSMNVEGARSVGGLVGYNDGIIFASYALGSVEMYEHDSGDDYLTAANEAGGLVGCNHGKIYVSYALGSVIGSEDVGGLVGGNDYGEIYSSYAQGRVTGRRNVGGLVGSNGGVIATSYAANTVEEDTSSSYNKIFGGFVGLNEKSVVNSYWDAELSKLDTSAGGTGMSTQKMMTMSSFAGWDTLGYWMYDRCEEGQCEIKNWDDGCYCKKAFVKFWAIDEGKSYPYLNKNLDLIDYQWSEYLRSVDNPEQPPVRIQNQTLAKSRSFGAKFDGGLVALRFEIPTAGAVKFSLVDMQGRVVKSADLGHRATGSHFETLNVENIARGRYVGVLRVNGKSNGNVVLQK from the coding sequence ATGAGATTGATTTTTGTAACTACATTGGCTCTATTTGCTGCTCAGGCATTTGCCGCAAACGGCACCATGAAGGGTGACGGCTCTGCCGAAAAACCTTTCCAGATTGAGGATTACGAAGACCTCAAGGCGATTGGCAAGGGCTCTTACCTCTATTCGTCAAATTATATCGTGACGAAGGATATCGATGCATCCGCTTCGAAGAAAGATAATTGCTATAAAGATGGCGACTGTTATGGTTTTAGGACAATTGGGAAAAATAAAGATGCCGTAGATAGTACGGTTTTTTGGGGTAGTATAGATGGGGGTGGCCATACCATCAAGAATCTGCACATTAACAATGGATACGCCAGTGGGGCCGGTTTTATTAAAACACTAATTGGTTCTGTGGTCAACTTAAATTTCGATAGCTTGGATGTATCAGGTGATATTCGTGATGCCGGAGGTGTTGCCGCTGCACTTGTCGGAACGATTAGAAATGTCCATGTTACAAATGGAAATATCAAGGGCTCCGATCGTGTTGGTGGTATAGTTGGCAAAGCGATCAATGGTAAAGGATATGCTCCGGTTGAAGGGTACGAAGATATGGTACCCGTCTTAAGAAATGTTTCGTTCCAAGGCAAGGTTAGTGGACACCAGCAAGTTGGTGGCGTTGCTGGTATAATTGGAGTTGACGTTGATAGCCTTGTGGCGGATGTAGACATATCCTTAATCGACAAATCTTCGGAAGTTGGAGGAATTGCCGGATATAACTATGGAAGTATCCGAAATAGTCATTCTAGCGGTAAAGTGACTGTTACGGGGCGTGATGTGCATGGCGTTGGCGGCCTTGTTGGAGAAAATTCTAAGGGCTCCATTAGTCAATGTTATTCCTCAATGAACGTTGAAGGTGCTAGATCTGTAGGTGGCTTGGTTGGTTATAATGATGGGATTATTTTTGCTTCGTATGCTCTTGGATCTGTGGAGATGTATGAACATGATTCTGGTGATGATTACCTTACGGCAGCGAATGAAGCTGGAGGTTTAGTGGGTTGCAATCACGGGAAAATTTATGTGTCTTACGCTCTTGGTTCTGTAATTGGTAGTGAAGATGTTGGCGGCCTTGTTGGGGGTAATGATTATGGGGAAATATATTCGTCATACGCTCAAGGGCGAGTGACCGGTCGTAGAAATGTTGGAGGTCTTGTTGGTTCAAATGGTGGTGTAATCGCAACGAGCTATGCCGCTAATACTGTTGAAGAGGATACTTCGAGTTCGTATAACAAAATATTTGGTGGGTTTGTCGGATTGAATGAAAAATCTGTTGTGAATTCTTATTGGGATGCTGAATTGTCTAAACTCGACACGAGTGCTGGCGGCACAGGGATGAGTACGCAAAAAATGATGACGATGTCTTCTTTTGCAGGCTGGGATACTTTGGGCTATTGGATGTATGATCGTTGCGAGGAAGGACAATGTGAAATAAAAAATTGGGATGATGGATGTTATTGCAAAAAGGCTTTTGTCAAATTTTGGGCGATAGATGAGGGCAAATCCTATCCCTACCTCAATAAAAATTTGGATTTGATTGATTATCAATGGTCTGAGTATTTAAGGTCTGTAGATAATCCAGAGCAGCCTCCCGTTCGCATTCAGAATCAAACGCTTGCCAAATCACGTTCCTTCGGTGCAAAGTTTGATGGTGGACTCGTTGCTCTTCGCTTTGAAATCCCTACAGCTGGTGCCGTGAAGTTCTCGCTTGTGGACATGCAAGGACGTGTTGTGAAATCGGCGGACTTGGGTCATCGTGCGACTGGCTCGCATTTCGAAACGCTCAATGTCGAAAATATTGCTCGTGGCCGCTATGTCGGGGTGCTGCGAGTGAACGGCAAGTCGAACGGAAATGTGGTGCTCCAAAAGTAG
- a CDS encoding fibrobacter succinogenes major paralogous domain-containing protein, producing MKWNKLFTLIFVSLFWACSDGDKSAGGTTEDAGIIADLNVAGVTQKGPFAKGSAVTVQGIDCKTMQFTGERFESTVKSDKGDYDVSGINLSSPCAVFEVSGYYLNEVTGVKSADKITLRTITNLKDRKNVNVNVLTSLEYGRVMNLAADKEMSFAEAKKQAEKEVLKAFSIETSGEVPEFENLNIFDAGDGNAALLAVSVLMQVSDSSNRNVDVSERMERLSSAIAENGTWNDDLKLEMSNLATNALSSGQMDLVRKNLESLGYANELPQFEKYVIHFVEYVSNMASAEASKIDWSIPKETHFNSDIGYDSIIDSRDGQVYKIVKIGNQIWMAENLNYADSIATPSLLKKSWCHNDKPERCAIAGRLYTWAAAIDSVKLLNDAEHGQLCGYLRSCNFPEKLQGICPEGFHLPDTTEWRTLVSTVADDPNVAGFALSSKIGWHENSTGTDNYGFSMFPVGERAPNYDLYEPDEINESGDNGTAFFWSVSEDSNDKRLAYAVVSFGGSVWFGNHFKDTGYPVRCIKD from the coding sequence ATGAAATGGAATAAACTGTTTACTCTTATATTCGTCTCCCTGTTCTGGGCGTGCTCCGACGGCGACAAGAGTGCTGGTGGCACCACGGAAGATGCGGGAATCATCGCGGACTTGAACGTGGCTGGCGTAACGCAGAAAGGTCCGTTTGCAAAGGGTTCCGCCGTGACGGTGCAGGGTATTGATTGCAAGACGATGCAATTCACGGGCGAACGATTCGAAAGTACGGTCAAGAGTGACAAGGGCGACTATGATGTTTCAGGTATAAACTTGTCTTCGCCATGTGCCGTGTTTGAAGTTTCCGGATACTACCTCAACGAAGTTACAGGAGTGAAATCTGCGGATAAGATAACACTCCGAACAATTACAAATCTCAAAGACCGCAAGAACGTAAACGTCAACGTGCTCACGAGTTTGGAGTATGGCCGCGTGATGAACCTTGCAGCTGATAAAGAAATGTCTTTTGCTGAAGCTAAAAAACAGGCTGAAAAAGAAGTGCTTAAAGCATTCAGTATTGAAACATCGGGCGAAGTTCCTGAATTTGAAAACTTGAACATCTTTGATGCGGGCGATGGAAATGCGGCACTCCTTGCTGTGAGTGTGTTAATGCAAGTCTCGGATAGTTCCAACAGGAATGTGGATGTTTCTGAACGCATGGAACGTTTAAGTTCTGCTATTGCAGAAAATGGGACGTGGAATGATGACTTGAAATTGGAAATGTCGAACTTGGCGACGAATGCCTTGTCGAGTGGTCAAATGGATTTGGTTCGTAAAAACCTTGAAAGCTTGGGTTATGCAAATGAGCTTCCCCAGTTCGAAAAATATGTGATACATTTTGTGGAGTACGTTTCGAATATGGCTTCGGCTGAAGCTAGTAAAATTGATTGGAGTATTCCTAAAGAAACTCATTTTAATTCAGATATCGGTTACGATTCCATTATCGATAGTCGAGATGGACAAGTTTATAAAATTGTGAAAATCGGTAATCAAATTTGGATGGCCGAAAACTTGAATTACGCAGATAGTATTGCAACGCCTAGTCTTTTGAAGAAAAGCTGGTGTCATAATGACAAGCCGGAACGCTGTGCCATCGCTGGGCGACTTTATACATGGGCTGCTGCCATAGATTCTGTAAAATTGTTGAATGATGCGGAACATGGACAACTGTGTGGTTACTTGAGAAGTTGCAATTTCCCTGAAAAATTGCAAGGGATTTGTCCTGAAGGATTCCATTTGCCTGATACAACGGAATGGAGGACTTTGGTTTCTACGGTTGCAGATGATCCGAACGTAGCGGGATTTGCACTTTCTTCCAAAATTGGGTGGCATGAAAATTCGACAGGCACTGATAATTATGGTTTTTCGATGTTCCCTGTTGGAGAAAGGGCTCCCAATTATGATTTATATGAGCCTGATGAAATCAATGAAAGTGGTGATAACGGTACGGCCTTTTTTTGGAGTGTTTCTGAAGATTCAAATGATAAGCGGCTTGCGTATGCTGTTGTATCCTTTGGGGGATCTGTTTGGTTTGGAAATCATTTTAAAGACACTGGATATCCTGTTCGCTGTATTAAGGATTAA
- a CDS encoding fibrobacter succinogenes major paralogous domain-containing protein, with protein MNRWLVKKWFQIAETLIVGAMLWACSDDKGVAGGTTEDAGIIAELNVAGVAQKGPFVKGSVVSVQGINCRTFELTGEFYETTVKSNGGDYEIDNINLSSVCAVFEVSGYYLSELTGTESSEKLTLRAVTNLKNRDRVNINVLTHLEYERVKYLVIVNKMSLADAKKQAEKEIFAVFNIKGDFAEPEDLNIFEAGDGNAALLAISVMMQAEFEDTTLEEHFERFNEFFAKNGVWYDSYAKLEIAKWAQKAAADGKLDSIRKNIESWGFASEIPSFETYVKNFGETALVKYPSVNYSGFYIDWSIPKEAYLNPEIKYDSIVDSRDGQVYKTVTIGSQVWMAQNLNYADSVKTPSLLKRSWCFAYKSENCDVAGRLYTWAAIIDSVKLATDSEKPQKCGFGESCVFTEKMRGICPEGWHLPDTTEWKTLISFAGGDDIAGERLESHIGMYEDSGTDDFGFSAFPAGEKYRDQSFFEDSRDVHFWTASEESKDDRTSCSADFFYASVWFSCGFKDNGHSVRCVRDEPAAVSLSSSSNNAVLSSSSSDEAYVSPRDINWSIPKEDHLNPNIKYDSIVDKRDGQVYKTVKIGTQVWMAQNLNYADSVNTPSLLKRNWCYGDKSENCEFGGRLYTWAAAVDSIKLANDAENPQFCGYLTNCSFPAKYQGICPEGWHLPDTTEWRTLIFQVSNDASVAGYKLASRVGWFEEANGTDDYGFSAYPVGDKYRDYDFSEFAPDNRTAFFWSITENTRDKQLGYSFRIFYGGTGYTGDFKDSGFSIRCIKN; from the coding sequence ATGAATAGGTGGTTGGTTAAGAAATGGTTCCAAATTGCAGAAACCCTGATTGTCGGGGCTATGCTTTGGGCATGTTCTGATGACAAGGGCGTCGCTGGCGGCACTACGGAAGATGCTGGAATCATCGCCGAGTTGAACGTGGCAGGCGTTGCCCAGAAAGGGCCGTTTGTCAAGGGTTCTGTAGTGAGTGTGCAAGGTATTAATTGCAGAACATTCGAGCTTACGGGCGAATTTTATGAAACCACTGTCAAGAGTAATGGTGGCGACTATGAAATCGATAATATTAACTTGTCCTCGGTATGTGCCGTGTTCGAGGTCTCTGGTTATTATTTGAGTGAGCTTACTGGCACGGAATCTTCCGAAAAGCTGACTCTCCGTGCGGTGACGAATCTCAAGAATCGAGATCGCGTGAATATCAACGTGCTCACTCATTTGGAATACGAACGCGTGAAGTACTTGGTTATCGTGAACAAGATGTCTTTGGCTGACGCGAAAAAACAGGCTGAAAAAGAAATATTTGCTGTATTCAATATCAAGGGTGATTTTGCCGAACCCGAAGACTTGAACATCTTTGAAGCGGGTGATGGCAATGCGGCTTTGTTGGCTATAAGTGTGATGATGCAGGCGGAATTTGAAGACACGACTCTTGAAGAACATTTTGAAAGATTCAATGAATTTTTTGCAAAGAATGGTGTATGGTACGATTCCTATGCAAAACTTGAAATTGCGAAATGGGCTCAAAAAGCCGCTGCCGATGGTAAACTCGATTCGATTCGAAAGAATATTGAAAGTTGGGGCTTTGCAAGTGAAATACCTTCATTTGAAACATACGTAAAGAACTTTGGTGAAACGGCGCTTGTTAAGTATCCTTCAGTAAATTATAGTGGTTTCTATATTGACTGGAGTATTCCTAAGGAGGCGTACTTAAATCCTGAAATAAAGTATGACTCCATTGTGGATAGCCGTGACGGACAAGTTTACAAGACGGTGACGATTGGCTCTCAGGTATGGATGGCTCAAAATCTGAACTATGCCGATAGTGTGAAAACTCCGAGTCTTTTGAAACGTAGCTGGTGTTTTGCATACAAATCCGAAAACTGTGATGTCGCAGGACGTTTGTACACATGGGCTGCTATTATTGATTCGGTGAAGCTTGCAACAGATTCCGAAAAGCCTCAGAAATGTGGCTTTGGGGAATCTTGTGTGTTTACGGAAAAGATGCGTGGCATTTGTCCTGAAGGTTGGCATTTGCCGGATACGACCGAGTGGAAAACCCTGATTTCTTTTGCTGGTGGTGATGATATTGCCGGAGAAAGACTGGAATCGCATATTGGAATGTATGAAGATTCTGGTACTGATGATTTTGGTTTCTCGGCGTTCCCTGCTGGCGAAAAGTATCGAGATCAATCTTTCTTTGAAGATAGCCGAGATGTTCATTTTTGGACAGCTTCTGAAGAATCGAAAGATGATCGTACTTCTTGTTCCGCAGACTTCTTTTATGCTTCTGTTTGGTTTTCCTGTGGCTTTAAGGACAATGGCCATTCTGTTCGTTGCGTTAGGGATGAACCTGCTGCGGTGTCGTTGTCGAGCTCTTCGAATAATGCTGTATTGAGCAGCAGTAGCAGCGATGAAGCGTATGTGTCTCCACGTGACATTAATTGGAGCATTCCTAAAGAAGATCACTTGAATCCGAACATTAAATATGATTCTATTGTGGATAAACGAGACGGACAAGTTTACAAGACCGTCAAAATCGGCACTCAAGTTTGGATGGCGCAGAACTTGAATTATGCTGATAGTGTAAATACCCCGAGCCTTTTGAAGAGAAACTGGTGCTACGGCGATAAATCTGAAAATTGTGAATTTGGTGGACGACTTTATACTTGGGCTGCTGCGGTTGATTCTATAAAGCTCGCGAACGATGCCGAAAATCCGCAATTCTGTGGATACCTAACGAATTGTAGTTTCCCCGCGAAGTATCAAGGCATTTGCCCTGAAGGTTGGCATTTGCCAGATACAACGGAATGGCGTACATTGATTTTCCAAGTTTCAAATGATGCGAGTGTAGCTGGCTATAAGCTCGCTTCTCGTGTCGGTTGGTTTGAAGAAGCTAACGGCACCGATGATTATGGATTTTCAGCGTATCCTGTTGGGGATAAGTATCGTGATTATGATTTTTCAGAATTTGCTCCTGATAATCGGACTGCCTTTTTCTGGAGCATTACTGAGAATACGCGTGACAAACAGTTGGGTTATTCGTTCAGAATTTTTTATGGTGGTACCGGTTACACGGGTGACTTCAAGGATAGCGGGTTTTCAATCCGTTGCATAAAGAATTAG